The DNA sequence TGTTTATACTGATGCTGACTGGGCTGGCTGCCCAGACACACGCCGCTCCACCTCTGGTTACGCCGTATTCCTTGGTGGCAGCCTCGTCTCCTGGTCCTCCAAACGGCAGCCCACCGTCTCCCGTTCCAGCGCGGAGGCTGAATACCGTGCTGTCGCCAACGGCGTCGCTGAGGCTACTTGGCTGCGGCAACTTCTCCAGGAACTACATCAGCCCCTTACCTCCGCCTGCCTAGTCTACTGCGACAATGTCAGTGCGGTttacctctccaccaaccccGTTCAACATCAGCGCaccaagcatgtggagatcgaCCTTCACTTCGTCCGTGAACGTGTTGCCATTGGTGCTGTCCGCGTGCTACATGTTCCAACCACTTCCCAGTTCGCTGATGTTTTCACCAAGGGACTACCCACTTCGGTGTTTCAAGATTTTCGCTCCAGTCTGAATGTCCGCAGCTGCGACGTTCCGACTGCGGGGGGGTGTTAGATTATCCTAGAGTACTGTGCTAGTATCTCCTTGGTTCCTGTGTATGTGCTATTTACTCCTAATTACTCAGTTGTACGCCACCCTATGTGGCTAGAGTAAACTGGCCCCTTGGGCCTCTATATATGTGTAACTCCTCTGTAATCTCATTCAATTAATCTAAGCCAGTCGGCATTCTGCCTTCAGATGCAACTGGGATATTGCCATTCCTTTATCTAAATTTTAAGAACTAATTGGAAAATGCACACACCCTTCAGCTGCCTCATCAACTAtaacaaaaaagaaataaaataccAAAGTAGTCAATATTAACACTGAAGTAACTTTGTACATAGGTGAGCCATAGAGCATGAGTGCATGACCTTAAGAGGCTTAAATGTCGTGAGAAAGAGATAAGCTCCCTCTTCATATTCGCCTTATCTCCTGATATACCTGATTCACAAGTTCACTGCCTGGGCACATTGCCATTTGATCGCACAAGTATGTGCTGGACCGTTTCATCTTTCTGATATCACAACACACAATTAGCAGGGTGAGAAAGACGACTTCTTGCTAATCTGTCTGCAGTCCAACATTTATTTTTAATTGCAAGCCAAATGAACACTTTGCATTTAGACAGGGCCCAAGATTTCCACTCGCTTCCAGGGTGAAAATGATTGAACCATAGAAGATGGCTCTGTAAGCCGATTTTGAATAGAAGGAGCCACTTGCCTCATGTTTCCATAAATATTGATCCCGGTCCATTGACCATTCAACCACCAATAGGGTATCCCATAACTGTAAAAATTGAATCAATCCTTCAAGAGAAAGAAAGGCCATCTTTTATATCTCTTACCCAAGTACAATTATCAAGGCCTGTGCAAATGTTTTGGTATTAAAGCATCTACATGGGACACAAGCTACCACCATTGCAGCAAGATCAACCAAGGCCTGGCCATGTAGCAAATGATCCTATTAAAACAAACTGTTTTcaccatttccaaccagggagATTACTGAAATGGCAAACATGGCTCTCACTTGAGGCTGAACTAGGAATTCCAAATCCAATCAAGTTGGTCTTCACTCCTCACTGGTTTTCCTCAACCACAGCCATCTGATCTGCAAGGCCCAACCTTTGGGAAGCAAGTGCCAAACAGTTGGGCCCAACCCCATAATATACTACATCCCTGAGTCTTGGGGGCCAATCTTGGGGAAGAAAGCGCCAAACAGTGCTTGTTCAGCCTATACAAATGAGCTGATGGCAGCAATGATGCAACCCTCTCCTTCAACTTTGTATTGAACCTGTCCATATGTCCCACTAAATAGCATTGAgttatttttatgatcttcCATATAGTCTGTCACTTGCAGTCTGCTCAACAACTATTGACTCCAagtgacaaaaaaaaatcaaagcctTCATGTAAGaattaagaaaaaaataatgAAAAATGAGATGTGAACATTtcatgtcaaatgcaaacatgGAATTTTTCTTTATCAAAAAAAAGTTCGAAAACAGaaacaccaaattttgtgtttgCAGAATGAAGGTACATATCATAAACTGCACCAAGTAATGCTGAAAATTTACCCGTAACAATTGTGAATACCTAGTGTTTTGTAGAACTAACTAACGATATAATTAATTTGATATGCAGCTTATATGATTTGGCAAATGTTGTGCCAACACTTGCTAAATATTATCATCAAGCTAGTGAAGCCTATGAACAAGCTTGTTCACGCCATATCAATTTGGTCATATATATTGTAAGTTGTCTGTAACTCCTTTCGGTTCCATTCCCATTTCCCAATGGGATGATACACTAAGGCATTTGTATTTGCTGCTTGTGTCACGGAACTTATGCCTGTTTGCTTTTTTCAGCACTTTGAAAAGCTATTCCAGTTTGCTCGTAAAATTGAGGAATTAATGTACAACATGAGTCCTGAGGAGGTGAGTCACTTGTTTTGGTTCTGCGTTGTCTTCCTGAAAGTTTATGCCATGTAGTGACCTAATCTCAGAGCTGGACTATTTTCTCTTGTAAATTCGTTGGTATTATTCTAGTTTGGACTTGTGTGGTATTAAAATATATTCATTAGTGTTTTTCAGATAATGATCCCTGTCTTGATCATGTGCCTTCTATTTCTGGAGAAACAAAATTAATATAGGTACCACATCAAATACTAACATGTTATTTTAAGATGTATTTCCATAGACATAATGATATGGAAATACGTTTAATGCTTTTACTAATGAACTCTGCATTGTTCTAGATCCATGCTTTGCTATGCTGCGTGTCTATCTTCTAAAGTCCATGACCAAAAACTGTTTCCCGTCTAATGCACTTTTTGTGTataaagttatttcaaatgtctAACTCTCTAGGCTTAGTGCACAGTATGTTCTGTTGGTAGAAGTATAAAGTGTATATTGTTGGATACTTCTAACTGCCACAGATACCCTTCCAAGTTGGAATGTCAAAGGTAGATTTTCGCAAGATGTTGAAGTCTAGCTTAACTGGAGTAAGTTGAGAGTAAATTCGTCTTTAACATCTATGAACTTTCATGATCTTAGTCATAAAGCACTATCCCTTACTATGATTTTATCTGGTTGACAGCTTGACAAGACAATCAATGCAATGTACAGAAAACTACAGAAGAATATGACTGCTGAGGAATTGCTGCCTTCACTATGGGAAAAATGCAAGGTATATATGTTCACTTCATAATTGTAAACAGGGAAATGAAGAGGTGAGATATTGTAATCTCCATAGTGAGACACATAAGATGCTATACCTCTCACAGTGTTTGATCTTTGTTCACCTTAGCCAAATTTGTCTTATAAATGCCATATAAGTTTGATTGAAGGGAAACAACTTGATAATTTTTCTTACTTGATGTGTCGTTTGTTGCAGAAAGAGTTTCTTGATAAATATACAACATTCCTTAAGTTGATTTCGAAAATATATCCTGATGAAAAGGTGACATCTGTGAACGAAATGAGGGATATTCTAGCTTCACTGTAGCTGTTTCATTAGAAGGTAACTTTCTGCTCTCTGATTTCTACTACTTGCCCTGCTACTTGTTTTATTGCAATGTTCATTGTTTGTGCCAGGTTAGCATATTCATTGGTTTGCTTGCACATAAGTTGACCTGATTCGCATCATCTCAGGTTCTTGATCCTTACTGAACCATCTCCGATATGTGATCCTTTACCAGTTATCTGATTCATAGTCTGTCGTGGAACTGTTAAATAAACTCTGGTTGACATTGATGTTAAACAATTTATTTATTTGTGTTTTTACTGCCAATGATGTGCATCAGTCGAGGTTAGATACTATGATTGTGGACATTTAACGAGAAATTTCGATATTTAACCCTCAATACGCAAGCCTCTCTACATTTGACATCAAATTCGCAAGCAGAAATTTGACCCTGGACGCGCACGCGAATTGTTTTGATCTGATGGATTTATCTCATTTTCTCTTATTTCCTATTTTCAATATTCTCCTGTTTACACAGGATACCAGAAAAGGCTAAACTACCCTTGCCTCCTGTGAGAACATAACTAGAATCTCTGCTCAGCCTTACAATCTAGTCACGGGATATTTAACTTATTGTGGTACCTCTCCATTTGCCAGTTTTAGAATGACACCTACGGAGCTCGAAACAGCGGATCTCCTACGTATTTATcacttttgctgatgtggcatgcCACGTGGGGATGCCAACACAACATCGTCCTCATGTCAGCACAACATCATCCTTGGAAACCCCTATAGGGCATGCGAAATTACCTATTTacccctctctctccctccattaGCTGATGTGTGGGCCCTTTCCCTCCACTCGCTCTTCTCCTTCAACCTCTAGCCATCACCACACAGTCATCCCTCATATCCACACTGTCGTGGGAGCTAGCCCCCTAGAGGAGGTGAGCAGGTTGAGGCTGCCCACATGAGCTCGTAGACGACCCCGATAGCTGCATCTGTCTTGGACCTCCGAGGCATCGACACATTGGGCTCCCAGTCACCAGGGCCCTTTGATTCGGAGATCATCTTCGCCGTTCTAGCTCCACGGTCCTCCGCCACTGCCGCCTGATCCTTCGAGGCAGGAGCCGTCGTTGCTAGATAAGTAGTCGCCCTCGTCAAAGTGGCAAATACGTAGGAGGTTCACCGTTTCAGATGGCAGTTCTGTAGGTGTCATCCTAAAACTGGCAAATGGAGAGGTGCCATCCATAAGGATGGCAAGAAGTTAAATATCCCTTGAGTCACAACTTGTGCAAGTGAGAAGCGAGAGCCAGGTGTCTCCGTCGTCGCCCACCCAGGTATCTCTAGCTCTGGCCACCTGCACCGCCCGCCGCCGGCGATCTCTACCTCCCGCAGCCGCTAGGGTTTGGGCGACGATGCTAGGGTTGCTGGAAGCGCCCGCTTGGAGATGTGTTTTTGGCAAGGCAGCTAGGTTGATTGGAGCTATATAGTCAGGACTAGAGGCAATTGTTCACAAGTCGGCTTTGTAGCTTGCAGCGCGATATGGTAGGTATTCTTGTATGGCATTGGTTAGTTCGGTGTAGGATAATGTTGGCTAATGTCGCAAGAGGCAACATTGCTGCAACAACTATACAACTTGCAGTGGCATGCAGCGACTAGCCTTGCATGGCAATGTCTTGCTTGGTGTGGGACATCGTCTTTAACTGCGGCACAAGCATTGACAACGTTGATTGACTTGGTAATTTTATCGTTCGATGATAGTGTTGGGTTGGTTGCGGCGTGATCCTTTGCTTGTGCCTTCTTTTGCTGAGGGAAAAGTGGTATGGTTTGGTGGTTTATCATCCTTGTGTGGTTTGTGTTGATGTCTCAATGTAACCGCCAATCACTTGGTGTAGTCTTTGttgtttttagtttttagtTCATACTAGTTACTCTTATGCAATctggatttttctttttttatataatCACAACTCTACTGCTcggttctttttttaaaaaaaaagaaagatgaTTGTAGAATCCTGCTATAGAGAGAgagatttatttcaaattaaggcAAGTCTCAAAATAACAGCACATATTGCTTTTTGAGGAGTCAAAGTTTCACCAAATGTATAACAAAAGGTGTTGATATTTGTGATCGTAATAAGTAGTAGTACTACATTAATCATgacatatatttttataaaatatgcaaaaaaaaatattttattatgtGTAATAAGTATCAGGAGATCAATTGGGGTATATATTtctataataaacttatttggtGATACTAATGTTTTCAAACTTTAAAGTTGACTTTTTGAGAAACATGTGTACGTGAAAAGCACAAAATGGTCATGTGTACAGGTTCTTTGGAGAATAATTATCAGTTTGTGAAGAAAAGGAGATCCCCTTGTTTGGGTATTGGGTTGCCTCGGACAGATATTGTAGCTGGCTGCTGGAGAAGAGAACGAAGCACATCTGACCCAAGGGTCGTTGTTAACTGAAGAAGCTTAGGACTGGTAACATTGTGGTATTAGCTATCAAGATACTAGTAGGTTTGTAGCTATTGATGTTAATAGTTTTCTTAGCTATTTATCTTTAGCCCATCAGTAATTGGCATCTGCACACAAATGGAATAAACTGCAGGCACGTCAAATTTGTCACATATGGACAATGCTACGTGTGACAAGAAACACAGCCACGCACGCAAGCATACCTTGATATGACAGTCCAGCGCGGGATGTAATATGTTCCAATTGGTTACAACATATTTTCGCTATCCAGTGTTGTCTGCTTTTACAAATAAAGTTATGCAGCGACATGTTTGGTGCTCTCTATGTTAAAATATATGAAGCTTAGGATATGAAGTTTGGTTCATTTTTGTTTACTATTTAGTTGGTTCTATAAACATAAATTTAATTTAAAGCGCAGGAAGTACTAGATAATTGCTATGGCCAGAGATAAGCTGATAAGCACTTCAATTTTTCTGAAAGCGTATGTTATCAAATTTATTATATCTCTTCTCTGCTAATAAAAACAGCTTAAATGCTTTTTCACTAGCCGCCTCCTAGCGCCGCCACCGCCTTCCTGCCTTACCCTCTGTCCTCACCAGCGATCTTGCTGCGAATAGAGCAATGGGGATCCAATCCCTTTCCATTCGTAGTTTTAGGTTAGGTTTGTAATCCTTGTTGATCTTAGGGTTTGATTTCTGAGGTTCTGAACAAGGTAGAGGGAGCGATGGTGCTATGGAATAAGCTCTTTTTGATCTTTTCTTCGATGACATTCGATTGGACATCGGAGGGCCACTAAGAGGTTGGTGTATTAGATTTGTTGATCCTATTAAGTGGCCCGCCTCTATAAACTAATTTCCTGAAGCAGCATTAACTATTTGATCCTATCTGAAGCATAGTTATTAGGACCGAAACGGACATTGAACTGCTCAAGCCCTCGGTTCACGGTTTGATTGGTCCAACGGGTTGAACCAACGGTTTAATCCAGTTCAAATAGAATGAGGAACACTAGTACAACACAGCTGACAATGCAGCCAGTGGTGGAGAACTCGCCCTCCAGCCCTAGAGTCTAGGGTTTAATTGTTGGCTCCAAATTTTACACAGTTTTGCCTCATTTTCTCTACTCTCCGGCTCTCCCTCGCCAATCGACAACACAACCCACGCAGACTTCTAGGCTGGCTGGTTTTTATCAGTTCATTGTCTGGTTTTATACCagtttatataaaaaaacaccGATTCACCAGTTTTATACCAGTTCAATTGCTTACCGATCCTATAAGGTGAACCGTACCGGCCAAGGCCTTGGTTCGGTCCGGTTCAAATAACTATGATCTGGTGTTCAACAATGCCACCTGTAAAAGTAAAATCAAGACTCTTAAATTAGTGCATACAAATTTATTAGTACTTCCTCCATACCATATTATAAAACATTTGGTTTTTCTAGATGCAATTGGTTTTGATATATACTTAGATATAcattgtctagatacatagtaaaagtaATATATCTACAAAAGccaaaaatatcttataatttgcaACGGAGAGTGCCTATACATCAATATTTATGGTGCATAATAGTGTATTGTTTGATGTTGGAAATATTGGTACATTTTATAAAATTGGTTAAAATTTAAAAGTGTGACTTAGGTTTAACTTAAAACTCCTTAGATTCGATTTTAGAATAGAAGGGAGCATCTAACTATATAGCAATCGAAGGGAGCATATATAACTATACAGTTATAGTAATTAATAACTGCAATTCAAAGAAATTACTAACAGGACCGGCAGCTTGATATAAAACTGTGAGCCTGAGAGCACCAATAGGGTACTAATCTAAAGGTTTTATATAGTGATAGTGTTGTCAAGAGGAAGGCAGTTGGTGCGTTATTGTGAGCAAAGGACAACTGAGGTCAACATGGCCGGATAGGATAGTCGTTAATAAGAACAATCATTGATCCTATCGATCCAAGGAAACAGCACTTTAAACCAAAGTTTTCCTCTGACAATTTGGTACTTAATCCAAAAGCATGATTTCCCAAAAAGAACGCTGCCACCACCATATTTATCAGCTGCATCACTACGCGACTAGAAACATGCATTCTGAATTCTAGTCAGTCTTTACCCAGTTTCAGTCCTATGATTCTTGTGCACAGTTCTTCTCAACAACATTGGATCTAAGCATGGTAGCACCCTATTCAACAGACATACAAAGGGAGAGATCCGATCATCAAACTGCCTGGATAACATTATTAGATTTGCACGTGCATGACTATAATCACTCACAGGAGCTAGTGCTCGGCAGGGCAGATATCTTCCAAGCTGCAAGGTAAAAAAGATCGAGCACATCAAAACGAAGAACTTCAGTACAGATTGTTAAAGATGTGGTGCAGGCACACAGACCTTTTGCCCAAGAACTCAATGATATCAGAGGTGACAGTTGATCTCTTGTTCTTCTCAAAAGCATGTGATGCAGCTTTCCTGAGTAGAAGAGAGCCAGCTATGCACCCAAGGGTCATAGGATTAACTCTGCATTGGAACAGAACCAAATTGAACCCTTGGGATTCCATTCTGAAAAGAAGGTATCCAGCATTACCTTTTCTCTGTAGGTTGTTCATTTGTCAAGACAAAGTGTCGTGCCCACGATGCAAATACAGCCACACTGCCACCAACAAATAGTGATAGGAAACAACCAAAGATACTGTTAACTGTAAGGTGTTTGCTGTTTATGGAAATGAAAAGAACACGTTTTCTGTACAAAGAAAAGCTGTGTATGATTTTGATCCATAAAATTCTTTTCACTAAAAAAAACTTTACTGTGTTTATGCTAAAACATGTGCTACAACACAACATATTTTAATCTAGTATACAATTTTAGAACTGGTATATTGCGATTAATATTTTACAGAAATcgcagaaaaaagaaaaaaagatttgAATTAAAATAGCCAGGCCTATTCACAACACAACCATGGGTACACAAGCAATACATTCCTATGAGACCTTTTTTCCAATTTGGATGAAAGCTTGCAAAATAAGAAATTAAACTATATTTCCAATTAACTAATTTGGGTGAATGCTATCAAAACAACAAAATATGGGAAAGTGCTGTCAGCAAGCTGCAGATGAGTAGTAATCAGCACTCTGCAATCAATCAGCACCAATGCCTATGTAATGTGCGCATGTATGTGCATGCATGTGGTGTGTTAGCGGTGTAATTTGGTTTGTACATCAGGTTTTATCctcttttttaattatttaacgCAATCATATAAAACTATCCTGTGCATTGGAGGGGAGAAGGGGGTAATCAGCACCGAGAAGCAACACAATAACAGACCTTCCAGAAAGGATGTCACcttgaccaccacatcgtcTTGGGGAACCAAAAGTACTCACTTGCGTAACTTCAGAAACATGAAAAACAACATATCTATTAGCtcaaactaataaaaaataaatagtcAGTGTAACTTCAGAAACATGAAAACAACATATCTATTAGCtcaaactaataaaaaataaatagtcAGGGAATAAGCCAAAATTATAACAAAAGTGAAGCTAAGGCATCTGAGCAGAGCCTTTTTAgaagtttataaaaaaaaaacaagctcTCTAATATACCTGTTTTACCATCACTGATGACATCAGCTTTTCCTTTCTGCATTATTGTTACATCACCAATtctaaacaaaaaaataataatcagGAAACATTAGTTACATCACAAATGATGAAAATTGAGAAAACACATTTTTAAAAAGTAACAATAATGTTATGTTCATACTTTTGGCAAAGTGTGATTAGCTGCTCAGAAGCAGTTTCCTCATCTACATCACAGTTAAGAACCTTCTGAACAAGACGCTTGTACTCATAGACATTTGGTGTTAAAATGGCAAGAGGGTTTCCTTCAACAAGACTAAGGTTATTGGTTACAAGAAACAGGCCATCCTGAAAATCAAACATACCAAGTTCAAATGACTCATAACTCAAGCTAAGGGGAAAAAAGAAGAGATAATAACTCCAAGTATTACCCCATCCACAACAGTTGGAATATTAGCCTGCCGTGCATGCCTCATGATATTACTCACACAATCCTACAAATACGATATAATGTTGAGATATCAGAAAGTATGGATCCTAATATTACTTTTGTAAAAAGACTGTTCCTACACAATCTAAATGAACAGAAAATTACAAAATAATAACACTTAAAGGGGGAATTGAGGAAAGAATCCAAAATGAAACTTTTAGCCTGTTTGGATTTAGGTTACCATGTGTCCACATCTAGCCTTAGCCAGCCATAGTTTTAGTAGTCACTAGTCAGTGTATTTTTTGCCACAACATGCCAGCCTAAGTTATTCATATGTACTTAGAGTCAAAGGAATACTTCTCTCACAGGGTTCTCACATCTAGTTATGTTATATTCCTGAATTATAtacaaatataggaaaaatataggaaatattatcaaattagttgatcttttttttctctttcctaTCCTTTTGCCAGGAGTCAATCTTGCTTCTTGACTTCAACAAAAACTGAAGTATAGCACAACTAAACCATGAACTCCAGTAAAGAAGTGGAGAATTAAGCTGGACAGACAAAATTACATAGAATTTAAAACAAAAGCATAAAAAGATGCCGATACAATATTTTTTGCAAAAACCCAGAATAAAGTACCTGTTTCTAAATTGCTGTGCTGGAAACAACTAATAACACTCAATAGGACTGAGGTACGAAGTACTATATTCTTTAAAACAGCAAACTAACCAGAAGAAATGAGTCCCTTCCAAGGCCAGGACCAACAACAATGCAATCAAAGCGCTCCATCCATTTTCCAACTTCAGTAAGAATCTTAGAAGAAACAGATGCTCGTTCATCATCCCTGCCAAGATGATTTACAGAATGATATTCTTATATAAACATTAAAATGCTGCACCGTGAGATTGCAAACATAAACGAAACTTCAGTTAAcgttaaaaaaaagaaacttcAGTTACCTTACACTGTAAGATTCTTCTAATATTGGATGTACAATTAGTTCAGGGCTATAGCTCTTAATTACTGTAGCAGCATCTTTTGTGCAGAAAACATGTGAAAGATCTGCACCCTGAAAGGCATAATGTGAAATATTGGTAATGATAGCTTTAAGTGATGGAACTTTTAGATGATACTGACAACTTTCAAGGCAGAGATAGCGGCAAAATAAGGAGCACCAGTGTACTCACGACATCCTCCGATTACTGCTATCTTCCCTGAGAATATAATCATACATAACATAAGCAACTTTCAATAATAACAGAAATTTCATTTGACACACACCAGAGTTAAGATTCAACAATTAACAAAAATGAAAATAATATAAGATGCATAtccaaaaaaaagacaaaaacaaaaatgtaAATTCATTTAAATATCCTCATGTTTTGTACACTAATAGCTCTAGCTTAAAATTACTTCTATATGCGACAACACTATACCCAGTAAGAAGCTGCCACAGGTTTCCCGACCCTGAGCATGTGCATTATTATGACTTCTCTACGGCTGATTACATCACAACAAGCAAGCCCACCCTGGGACCTTAATGGCCGGTGAACACTGTGGTTAAACTGAACccacttagggcctgtttggcagAGCTCCTAGAGCTGATTCTCTGCTGAATCCAGCTGGAGCTCTGCCAAACAGTTTTTTAGAGAGAAGTGATTCTCCGATGATTCCGTGAACTGATTCTCTGCAATGAACTAAGAGTTTGAGAGCTAGAAAAAGTAGCTTCTCCTACTTCTGTAAAGTGATTTTATGCTAAAGAATCAAAGAGAGCCACAGAATTACTTCTCTTAGAGAATCAGTTTCCATAAAGAATCAGAATCAGATAGAGCTCTACCAAACAGACACTTAATATCCATCATGAACTTCTGTCACATTCCCACATACCGAACAAGGACTTCTATTTCAACACTAACCAATGCCCCTGAATTTGTTTCAGTGGCAGAGAGAATGAACTCCTTAGCTCCAGAGAAGGGTTCTGACACTTGGGCCTACAGAACTCGAATTGAACAGAATCCAAACCTAAAATTGTACAGCGAGCTCGGATGAGTGTCACCCCTAGTGTTGTTTACAACATGGGAGAACAATGAACCACCGTCCCCGAAACAACCACCAATAGCCTGTCGACTGAACCCAGCATCCCAGAGCGCTCCACTGAGCACCAGGGAATTCCATCAAACACGCTGCGCGCATCAGCAGCCCGACCGCAAGAAACACACTCGGACACAAAGCAGAGCGCGTGAGCAGACCAAGATGGGCGGGCGGCGGTACCGACCTGCCTGGCCCTTGTGCCTGGCGCGGTCGAGTGGCGGCGTGATCCGGCGCACGACGGCCTCCGCGTCCGCCTCGTACACCGTCCCGGCGGACGCCGCCATCGCGTGGTTGGTCCGGACCCGGAGGAAGCTGGAGCACGAGGGGCAGGATGGGGGAAAGCCGGCGACGGAGGAGGGGGCAGGCGGGGAAGGGAGGAGGGAGCGGAGCAGGACGAGCTGCCTGCGGAATGCCGGGGAGGCGGCCCACATGCGCCCccggagcggctgctgctggtGTCGCCACGCGTGAGGGCACGCGCCGGTGGGCCGGCTCATCAGGCTTTCCTGCCGTGGGAATCGAAGGCAGTGGATTCTAGAAACCGCTGGCGCGGTGGACAGTGGAGAGTGGTCAGTATTTTGGAGCTCCGCTGGGACGAGAAATTTGGATATCTCGCGTTCCGTAGTTTTATTATCATTTGTAATATTGATTTCGTAAAAATAGAACTCCTTTGTCACTTGATTTTCATATCAATTTCTGTACTTTTCTCTTTTATAATCTCTAATTATATTTAGCACTTGAAAGGACACCTTTGTCCTTGTTAAATTTGCTCCATTCTGTTCGTTTGCGGGTTACCCGTTACCTACGTACTCACGTTCATGGGCGCCGccgtctgttttttttttttttttttttttttgacaaatagCATTTCATTCATCTTAGCGGCACGAAGCTGCTATGCATCGGCACTGAGATAAGTGAGCTTTATAGAAGCATTCAACCAAGGATGACTGAAAGAGCTTGTCTAGCTAAGCTGTCCGCAGCTAGGTTCTCTAAGCGACTTATCTTGTACAAAAATGGAAATGAGTAAAATGGATACAGATGCTATATTCTTGTGTGTAGGTCTTCATTCTAATCTTGTCCTGGGTTGGCTCCGGCTAGCTTCGTGGCCGTCGCCGTCTAAGCTGGCTGGCGCTGATGCCCGGCCGTTTGGTGGCTGGCCATCATAACATTTTCATACTCATTATTTATACTGAGAAATGTAttctaaaaaatattaccatatatTTATTGGATAAGTGATAC is a window from the Sorghum bicolor cultivar BTx623 chromosome 5, Sorghum_bicolor_NCBIv3, whole genome shotgun sequence genome containing:
- the LOC8071812 gene encoding ATP-dependent (S)-NAD(P)H-hydrate dehydratase; amino-acid sequence: MSRPTGACPHAWRHQQQPLRGRMWAASPAFRRQLVLLRSLLPSPPAPSSVAGFPPSCPSCSSFLRVRTNHAMAASAGTVYEADAEAVVRRITPPLDRARHKGQAGKIAVIGGCREYTGAPYFAAISALKVGADLSHVFCTKDAATVIKSYSPELIVHPILEESYSVRDDERASVSSKILTEVGKWMERFDCIVVGPGLGRDSFLLDCVSNIMRHARQANIPTVVDGDGLFLVTNNLSLVEGNPLAILTPNVYEYKRLVQKVLNCDVDEETASEQLITLCQKIGDVTIMQKGKADVISDGKTVTQVSTFGSPRRCGGQGDILSGSVAVFASWARHFVLTNEQPTEKRVNPMTLGCIAGSLLLRKAASHAFEKNKRSTVTSDIIEFLGKSLEDICPAEH